Proteins encoded in a region of the Chryseobacterium piperi genome:
- a CDS encoding heme-binding domain-containing protein encodes MKKGSKIIAILLIAFVLIQFFRPEKINYGTPAQNLAGVPKEVNAILRNSCFDCHSSETHLRWYDQVTPANFFVTSHIKEGRESLDFSKWAAWPKAQQNSTIYYAVNKILSGEMPLPSYAAIHSSAKLNNEQIKTLKQYALSIVPRKLTDSVQLNKAEKQYRAWINGNLKYAQVNPSPNGLQYIPDYRNWKAISTTDRFDNGTMRIIFGNETAVKAIQEHRTNPWPNGTVFAKTAWKQEVEEDGNISTGEFIQVEFMVKDAQKYSKTKGWGWGRWKGNDLKPYGDHADFDKECVECHRPMKNQDYVFTPPLYLISQLKKIEQK; translated from the coding sequence ATGAAAAAAGGTTCTAAAATAATAGCAATTCTATTGATTGCATTTGTTCTGATTCAGTTTTTTCGTCCTGAAAAAATCAATTACGGAACTCCTGCTCAAAATCTCGCCGGCGTTCCAAAAGAAGTGAATGCAATTCTGAGAAATTCTTGTTTCGATTGCCATTCCTCTGAAACTCATTTGAGATGGTATGATCAGGTGACTCCTGCCAATTTCTTTGTTACGTCTCATATCAAAGAAGGTAGAGAATCTCTGGATTTTTCAAAATGGGCTGCCTGGCCTAAAGCACAGCAAAATTCTACCATTTATTATGCTGTTAATAAAATATTATCAGGCGAAATGCCATTACCGAGCTATGCTGCAATACATTCATCAGCAAAACTGAATAATGAGCAGATTAAGACCCTTAAACAATATGCGTTATCCATTGTTCCAAGAAAATTGACAGACAGTGTCCAGTTGAATAAAGCAGAAAAACAATATAGGGCATGGATTAATGGTAATCTTAAATACGCTCAGGTAAACCCCTCACCGAATGGGTTGCAGTATATTCCCGATTACAGAAATTGGAAAGCAATTAGTACAACCGATCGTTTTGATAATGGGACTATGCGGATTATTTTTGGAAATGAGACTGCGGTAAAAGCTATTCAGGAGCACCGTACGAATCCCTGGCCCAATGGTACTGTTTTCGCAAAGACGGCATGGAAACAGGAAGTTGAGGAAGATGGAAATATATCAACAGGAGAGTTCATTCAAGTGGAATTTATGGTGAAGGATGCCCAAAAATATTCTAAGACAAAAGGATGGGGCTGGGGAAGGTGGAAAGGAAATGACCTTAAACCCTATGGTGATCATGCAGATTTTGATAAAGAATGCGTAGAGTGCCATCGTCCTATGAAAAACCAGGATTATGTTTTTACACCCCCTTTATACCTTATATCTCAACTTAAAAAAATAGAACAAAAATGA
- a CDS encoding LytR/AlgR family response regulator transcription factor, with protein MNRSSEIVSVYPVEGSDWMVASHANISIIEQQISDLYFQFLIVFIIATIIILATSFILIRLIYRKYEAQTNEQISSLNTEINNLTALNTQLHTLQQKYHETPSFIPESLITESFRKRITTYHKDELISIETIDIAYFFLENNSVFLITFKGHQYSINSSLDELIKLLDPQMFYRANRQFIINIKAIESILIYGKNQLRLIVQPISDETILISKNKVADFKKWIEQ; from the coding sequence ATGAACCGAAGTTCAGAGATCGTAAGCGTATATCCGGTGGAAGGAAGTGATTGGATGGTAGCTTCCCATGCCAATATCAGCATTATCGAACAGCAGATCTCAGATTTATACTTTCAATTCTTAATCGTCTTTATTATAGCCACTATTATTATTTTAGCCACTAGCTTTATCCTAATCCGTTTGATCTACAGAAAATATGAAGCCCAGACCAATGAACAAATCAGTAGCCTCAATACTGAAATCAATAACCTGACAGCTTTAAATACTCAACTCCATACTCTTCAGCAAAAATATCATGAAACACCTTCCTTCATACCTGAAAGCCTGATTACAGAAAGCTTCAGGAAAAGAATCACTACTTATCATAAAGATGAATTGATCTCTATTGAAACAATAGACATCGCTTATTTTTTCCTGGAAAATAACTCTGTATTTCTAATCACATTCAAAGGCCATCAGTACTCTATCAATTCAAGCCTTGACGAACTTATAAAACTATTGGATCCACAAATGTTTTATCGCGCCAACCGACAATTTATTATTAATATCAAAGCTATTGAGAGCATCCTTATATATGGGAAAAATCAATTAAGACTAATTGTACAGCCCATAAGTGATGAAACCATTCTTATCAGTAAAAATAAAGTAGCTGATTTCAAAAAGTGGATTGAGCAGTAA
- a CDS encoding IS5 family transposase: MYPTDLTQTQWQFIKKALDFDDRKRKYDLVVIWNAISYLVKTGCQWRLLPHDFPKWQLVYYYYSKWSNLEIFDLLLSKLREEVRRNRGQKAQASLGIIDSQSVRWGNNRSLNGFDGGKKIKGIKRHVVVDKNGFLLAVMVSVANVHDSKAALLLIKTLRYLLIPLQVILADGGYRGEIIEEIRIKFNYIIQIVMRSDKKVKGFEPIHKRWIIERTFAWFDNDRRLCRNYELLMESSENMVKLSAIKLLLNKI; this comes from the coding sequence ATGTATCCAACAGACTTAACCCAAACTCAGTGGCAATTTATAAAAAAAGCATTAGATTTTGATGACAGAAAACGAAAATATGATTTGGTTGTCATTTGGAATGCTATCAGTTATTTAGTAAAAACAGGCTGTCAATGGAGACTTTTACCTCATGATTTTCCCAAATGGCAATTGGTTTATTACTATTATTCAAAATGGTCAAATCTGGAGATTTTCGATTTATTATTATCAAAATTGAGAGAGGAAGTACGACGAAACAGGGGTCAGAAAGCGCAGGCAAGTTTAGGAATTATTGACAGTCAAAGTGTTCGTTGGGGAAATAACCGTTCACTCAATGGCTTTGACGGAGGTAAAAAAATAAAAGGAATCAAGAGACACGTTGTGGTAGACAAAAATGGTTTTTTGTTAGCCGTAATGGTAAGTGTAGCCAATGTTCATGACAGTAAGGCTGCATTGTTACTGATCAAAACACTGCGATATTTACTAATTCCGCTTCAGGTAATCCTGGCGGACGGAGGTTATAGAGGAGAGATTATTGAGGAAATAAGAATTAAGTTTAATTATATCATTCAGATCGTAATGCGGAGTGACAAAAAAGTAAAAGGGTTTGAGCCAATTCATAAACGATGGATTATAGAGCGTACATTTGCTTGGTTTGATAACGATAGAAGATTATGCAGAAATTATGAACTCTTAATGGAATCCTCTGAAAACATGGTCAAATTATCCGCCATAAAATTATTACTGAATAAAATTTAA
- a CDS encoding recombinase family protein, which produces MKIGLIDVSARRDLENIKEEKFKNIGCDKILYLALSEGKINQHEVVNLIEMGIISSQDTLIVSDFDIISDLDSLLNYLRRQNIYIHCLNQEFDLYHPQDSALYFKSFPKKYNFEF; this is translated from the coding sequence ATGAAAATAGGATTGATTGACGTTAGTGCAAGACGTGATTTAGAGAATATCAAGGAAGAAAAGTTTAAAAATATCGGATGTGATAAAATATTATATCTGGCTTTATCAGAAGGGAAAATTAATCAACATGAAGTAGTTAATTTAATTGAAATGGGAATTATATCCTCTCAGGATACCCTTATTGTTTCAGACTTCGACATAATAAGTGATTTGGATTCACTGCTCAACTATTTACGGAGACAAAATATTTATATACACTGCCTAAATCAGGAGTTTGACCTTTATCACCCGCAGGATTCTGCATTATACTTTAAATCTTTTCCTAAAAAATATAATTTCGAATTTTAA
- a CDS encoding outer membrane beta-barrel protein, translated as MNKTAITISLLASLSIFAQEKKDYKEIEGVNITKTQKAIEQKADRTIFNFSEQPSLNSGTSLDGLKKLPGMVVTDIAGMMYQGKPLAVYMDGRPLNISGNNLTAFLEGLPASSIDRIEVITQPGAEFPATSGGAILNIIVAKSARSYLTATYSGGYRFTDYDKFRNRFSNSIVLNSRNKLFGWQLSAGQTYAESFSSNKMDDLLDNFSDKYSRGYFAKAAVTFDLGKDRLLLNYDFYNNNNDALLTGSGISFYKNENFDPSQPISDTNPEKVVRDYANTGKSKNESYRNEIAATYQKRFNDKNQKLDFRLVYSNYKTEFDQYNNFTKPAFFFQSGFNGSRQNFYNLRVDYSQPIKLLDEGKLSLGGLYEKMDFTTDNLGVENLNYQRQTASAYAEVNAKLKKFSFILGARAEDYDISGSSLNLQTPQWNDLTPFKKFKVFPNASMQYDFARSVYFNLNYNKKISLPNASQLNPNNTILQSPNVDIMGNPNVQPTIYDNFEAKISAFNYAFLSYNVSHVKDQVVMYMERDGYKLSQTNINVHSLTQHTFNMGLPLPFIIFNKPFSDIVKFKFNPDKINFIYFYASYQFQDVKDIQDKTGIWIFNATGQFILPKGIRFSPVFMYSTTGNYYYFQSTKPTVNRVDLTLSKKFNHDRLQVTLYANDIFNSTRMSFKAINTSSPIYVDNRFDSRSFGISVNYKIPTKNKLAKVDQTILNTESPKEDNSEILKQ; from the coding sequence ATGAATAAAACAGCTATTACGATCAGCTTGCTAGCCTCATTATCTATTTTTGCACAGGAAAAGAAAGATTATAAGGAAATTGAAGGAGTAAATATTACCAAAACGCAAAAAGCAATAGAACAAAAAGCTGACCGAACAATTTTTAATTTTTCGGAACAGCCCAGCCTTAATTCAGGGACATCTTTAGATGGATTGAAAAAGCTTCCGGGCATGGTCGTTACTGATATTGCCGGAATGATGTACCAAGGCAAGCCGCTAGCTGTTTATATGGATGGCAGACCGCTCAACATTTCAGGGAATAACCTAACTGCATTCCTTGAAGGGCTTCCGGCCAGCTCAATCGACCGGATTGAGGTTATTACGCAACCCGGAGCAGAGTTTCCTGCAACCTCGGGAGGTGCTATTTTAAATATTATTGTTGCTAAAAGTGCCAGAAGCTATTTAACAGCAACCTATTCCGGAGGTTATCGTTTTACCGATTATGATAAATTCAGAAATAGGTTTAGTAATAGTATTGTACTGAACTCCAGAAATAAATTATTCGGATGGCAGCTTAGTGCAGGTCAAACCTATGCTGAAAGCTTTAGCAGTAATAAAATGGATGATTTGCTGGATAATTTCAGTGATAAGTATTCCAGAGGTTATTTTGCAAAAGCGGCTGTGACATTTGACTTAGGAAAAGACCGTTTATTGCTTAATTATGATTTTTATAATAACAATAATGATGCGCTCTTAACGGGAAGCGGAATATCTTTTTATAAGAATGAAAATTTTGACCCGTCTCAGCCTATTAGCGATACTAATCCTGAAAAGGTAGTAAGGGATTATGCTAATACAGGGAAAAGTAAGAATGAAAGCTATAGAAATGAAATAGCAGCAACGTATCAAAAGCGTTTTAATGATAAAAACCAAAAGCTCGACTTTAGATTGGTTTATTCAAATTATAAAACCGAGTTTGATCAATATAATAACTTTACAAAACCGGCTTTCTTTTTTCAATCCGGATTTAATGGGTCAAGGCAAAACTTTTATAATTTACGGGTAGATTATTCCCAACCGATAAAGTTATTGGACGAAGGTAAGTTAAGCTTAGGCGGACTTTATGAAAAAATGGATTTCACCACTGATAACTTGGGTGTTGAAAACCTTAATTATCAGAGGCAAACTGCTTCAGCATATGCTGAGGTCAATGCAAAATTGAAAAAATTCAGTTTTATTTTGGGGGCGAGGGCTGAGGATTATGATATTTCAGGATCTTCATTAAACCTTCAGACTCCTCAATGGAATGACCTTACTCCGTTCAAAAAATTTAAAGTGTTTCCGAATGCAAGTATGCAGTACGATTTTGCAAGGTCAGTTTACTTTAATTTAAACTATAATAAAAAAATATCCTTGCCCAATGCTTCACAGTTAAATCCTAACAATACGATTCTGCAGTCTCCCAATGTAGATATTATGGGAAATCCGAACGTACAACCTACGATATATGATAATTTTGAAGCCAAGATCAGTGCCTTTAACTATGCATTTCTTAGCTATAATGTAAGTCATGTTAAAGATCAGGTGGTGATGTATATGGAAAGAGATGGTTATAAACTTTCGCAGACCAATATTAATGTGCATAGTCTGACGCAGCATACTTTCAATATGGGACTTCCTTTACCGTTTATCATTTTCAATAAACCTTTTAGTGATATTGTAAAGTTTAAGTTCAATCCTGATAAGATTAACTTTATTTACTTCTACGCCAGTTATCAGTTTCAGGATGTAAAAGATATCCAGGATAAGACGGGAATCTGGATTTTTAATGCAACAGGACAGTTTATACTACCAAAGGGAATCAGATTTTCCCCTGTATTTATGTATTCAACCACAGGAAATTACTATTATTTTCAATCGACAAAACCTACTGTAAATAGGGTTGATCTAACTTTGAGTAAGAAGTTCAACCACGATAGATTGCAGGTTACTTTATATGCCAACGATATTTTTAACAGTACCAGAATGTCATTTAAAGCAATTAATACTTCAAGTCCTATTTATGTAGATAATCGATTTGATAGTAGAAGCTTCGGTATTTCAGTAAATTATAAAATTCCGACTAAGAATAAGCTGGCCAAAGTAGATCAGACTATACTGAATACGGAGAGCCCTAAAGAAGACAATAGTGAAATTTTAAAACAGTAG
- a CDS encoding DUF2807 domain-containing protein, whose protein sequence is MSKVLFVITFVVIGLIILAAVLLTNDHIVNKNTFHLNNKGCFLQGNASVLFFNSDDNTVKYEIDEKTKGNFKIEEENGNILLYQNIRANIYVKLFDRNKDYPVIKVFLPKDMNQFDFKLSGNGDFIFKNPFTINHSVFKLDGNGDISSREKLTIQHCVIEIQKNGDVKFNKITGDTLQYKITDNGDMKISGEFLIQEKL, encoded by the coding sequence ATGTCTAAAGTATTATTTGTGATCACATTTGTTGTTATTGGCTTAATCATATTAGCTGCAGTACTACTTACTAATGATCATATCGTCAATAAAAATACATTTCATTTAAACAATAAAGGCTGCTTTTTACAAGGCAATGCTTCTGTACTGTTTTTCAATTCTGACGACAATACGGTTAAATATGAAATAGATGAAAAAACCAAAGGAAACTTCAAAATTGAAGAAGAAAACGGTAATATATTATTATACCAAAATATCCGCGCCAATATTTATGTAAAACTTTTCGATCGTAATAAAGATTATCCCGTCATCAAAGTGTTTTTACCTAAGGATATGAATCAATTTGATTTTAAACTTTCAGGGAATGGTGATTTTATTTTTAAAAACCCTTTTACAATCAATCATTCAGTTTTTAAACTGGATGGGAATGGCGATATATCATCTCGGGAGAAACTGACTATACAACATTGTGTAATAGAAATACAAAAAAATGGAGATGTAAAATTCAATAAAATTACCGGAGATACATTACAATATAAAATTACTGATAACGGGGATATGAAAATATCTGGAGAGTTCTTAATACAAGAGAAACTATAA
- a CDS encoding zinc metalloprotease, translating to METIENSKINFNNVSLANNGQELIMEYKGKCFVINDYIFNVISFLKKEKEINSEKIYENLSLDQEEFDFVLSNIEDKLSLTDKQNYGGIFLRFTIFRHNYVDKITNVLKLLLPNKERTFFLLFLFLITLFLSVVAIQTSTISSKVHLRITNKYEVFYLYLSIFFASIFHEFGHASAAKKFGIQPGEIGFGFFFIFPVFYSNVTKIWTLDKIKRVVVNLAGIYYQLVFAMIVCVVVRDPNFIVLFLKANLAIIIFSLLPFLKNDGYWVLSDYFNLKNLYRRSYTYLIELWRGRVKFDNFLFIYSIVHFSMVFYLLFTFLRFFIIKIGNLYHTIPHMDFDYLLILGKFILNLFILYTLILRLLSFFKTNKNV from the coding sequence ATGGAGACTATTGAAAATTCCAAAATTAATTTTAATAATGTTTCTCTGGCAAATAATGGGCAGGAACTTATTATGGAGTATAAGGGAAAATGTTTTGTAATCAATGATTACATATTTAATGTCATTAGTTTCCTGAAAAAAGAAAAGGAAATCAATAGTGAAAAAATATATGAAAATCTTAGTCTGGATCAGGAAGAATTTGATTTCGTACTAAGTAATATAGAAGATAAATTAAGTTTAACAGATAAACAAAATTATGGTGGTATTTTTCTTAGATTTACTATTTTTAGGCATAACTATGTTGATAAAATAACCAATGTACTAAAGCTTTTATTGCCTAATAAAGAACGAACTTTTTTTCTTCTTTTTCTATTTCTGATCACTTTATTTTTATCAGTAGTGGCCATTCAGACCAGTACAATATCGAGTAAAGTACATTTAAGAATTACAAATAAATATGAAGTATTTTATTTGTACTTGTCGATCTTTTTTGCTTCAATCTTTCATGAATTCGGTCATGCGTCTGCAGCAAAAAAATTTGGGATACAACCGGGTGAAATTGGTTTTGGCTTCTTCTTTATATTTCCTGTTTTTTATTCAAACGTGACTAAGATATGGACGCTGGATAAAATCAAAAGAGTTGTAGTCAATCTGGCAGGAATATACTACCAGCTGGTTTTTGCAATGATTGTATGTGTTGTTGTCAGAGATCCCAATTTTATAGTGTTATTTTTAAAGGCCAATCTGGCGATCATTATCTTTTCACTATTACCGTTTTTGAAAAATGATGGATATTGGGTTTTATCAGATTACTTTAATTTAAAGAATCTGTACAGAAGATCTTATACCTATTTAATAGAGTTATGGAGAGGCCGGGTGAAATTTGATAATTTTTTATTCATATACAGTATCGTCCATTTTAGCATGGTTTTTTATTTGCTGTTTACCTTCCTGCGCTTTTTTATTATAAAGATTGGGAACCTCTATCATACCATACCCCATATGGATTTTGATTACCTTTTAATATTAGGAAAATTCATCCTAAACCTATTTATTCTTTATACCCTTATTCTTAGATTATTATCCTTTTTTAAAACCAATAAAAATGTCTAA
- a CDS encoding LpxL/LpxP family acyltransferase, translating into MNEYVSFVIKGSIMKIFGKDRFEDVLKKYLEYNSINKDIFLENPTLHNEIKPISNAVYVSFHFGPFFNIPITLLRKRVDINFVASKLSTEKLDRFSYTIASENLNFNKENILLGDTPTGMRKVIETLRNGGSIFSLIDTGVGLGDIRRSNNAQVCDVLNAKLYAKSAIVQLAFKLKVPIVPIFSTWQDNKAVLNFEEAIYPSDDITPQEVTDRLWKRFVSTYLVKHPEQWESYHTVYKLFAFEDADDQEINLEDEALYRLDDNNFEILESDGYIHICAYSTFKIFRASDRVRQFLNLAVKDGIQLKLKDVYEILKGENIIKLLIENNILVKNGDY; encoded by the coding sequence ATGAATGAGTATGTAAGTTTTGTAATAAAAGGATCTATCATGAAAATATTTGGCAAGGATAGATTTGAAGATGTTTTAAAGAAGTATTTAGAGTATAATTCTATCAACAAAGATATCTTTCTTGAGAATCCGACTCTGCACAATGAGATCAAGCCAATTAGTAATGCTGTTTATGTATCATTTCATTTTGGTCCCTTTTTTAATATTCCAATTACTCTTTTAAGAAAAAGGGTAGATATCAACTTTGTTGCCTCTAAACTGTCTACGGAAAAGCTAGATCGATTTTCCTATACAATAGCCAGTGAGAATTTAAATTTTAATAAAGAAAATATATTACTGGGAGATACTCCTACGGGAATGAGAAAAGTAATAGAAACCCTAAGGAATGGCGGAAGTATTTTCTCTCTAATTGACACCGGAGTGGGTCTGGGAGATATCAGACGTAGTAATAATGCTCAGGTATGTGATGTTTTGAATGCAAAGTTATATGCCAAGAGTGCTATTGTTCAGCTGGCTTTCAAATTAAAAGTTCCGATAGTTCCTATTTTTAGTACATGGCAGGATAATAAAGCCGTTCTGAATTTTGAAGAAGCTATCTATCCTTCAGATGATATCACTCCTCAGGAAGTAACGGATAGGCTATGGAAAAGATTTGTCAGCACGTATTTGGTTAAACATCCTGAGCAATGGGAATCTTACCACACAGTGTATAAATTATTTGCTTTCGAAGATGCGGACGATCAGGAAATTAATTTGGAAGATGAAGCTCTTTACAGATTAGATGACAATAATTTTGAAATACTGGAATCAGATGGTTATATACATATTTGTGCATATTCTACTTTTAAAATTTTCAGAGCATCAGACAGGGTTCGTCAATTTTTAAATTTAGCTGTTAAAGATGGAATACAACTAAAGCTTAAAGATGTATACGAAATACTTAAGGGTGAAAACATTATAAAATTACTAATCGAAAATAATATTTTGGTAAAAAATGGAGACTATTGA